A genomic region of Marinobacter sp. NP-4(2019) contains the following coding sequences:
- a CDS encoding ammonium transporter, whose product MESNIFHLQYAIDTFYFLVCGALVMWMAAGFAMLEAGLVRAKNTTEILTKNVALFAVACTMYLVCGYAIMYGGNIFLTGMGNVDVAGVLGDYAGREDGFEGGSIYSGASDFFFQVVFVATAMSIVSGAVAERMKLWAFLFFAVVMTGFIYPMEGAWTWGGASVLGMYSLSDLGFSDFAGSGIVHMAGAAAALAGVLLLGARKGKYGRNGEIHAIPGANMPLATLGTFILWMGWFGFNGGSVLKLGDISSAHAVAMVFLNTNAAAAGGAIAALITARLMFGKADLTMLLNGALAGLVVITAEPSTPSALTAAIFGGLGGVLVVLSIVTMDKLRIDDPVGAISVHGVCGLLGLLLVPITNDGSSFIGQIVGALTIFVWVFVTSLIVWGIIKAVVGLRVSEEDEYEGVDLSECGMEAYPEFVSSK is encoded by the coding sequence ATGGAAAGCAATATCTTTCACCTGCAGTATGCTATAGATACTTTTTATTTCCTGGTGTGCGGTGCATTAGTCATGTGGATGGCCGCTGGCTTTGCCATGCTGGAAGCTGGCCTGGTGCGCGCCAAGAACACTACGGAAATCCTGACCAAGAACGTGGCCCTGTTTGCAGTGGCCTGCACCATGTACCTGGTTTGCGGTTACGCGATCATGTACGGCGGCAATATCTTCCTCACTGGCATGGGCAACGTGGACGTAGCCGGTGTCCTTGGTGACTATGCTGGCCGTGAAGACGGCTTCGAAGGCGGCTCCATCTACTCTGGCGCGTCTGACTTCTTCTTCCAGGTTGTGTTCGTTGCAACCGCCATGTCCATCGTATCCGGCGCCGTGGCCGAGCGTATGAAGCTCTGGGCCTTCCTGTTCTTCGCCGTTGTAATGACCGGCTTCATCTACCCGATGGAAGGCGCCTGGACCTGGGGCGGGGCTTCCGTACTCGGCATGTACAGCCTCAGCGATCTGGGCTTCAGTGACTTCGCCGGTTCCGGCATCGTTCACATGGCTGGTGCAGCCGCCGCTCTGGCAGGTGTTCTGCTGCTGGGTGCCCGTAAAGGCAAGTACGGCCGCAATGGCGAGATCCATGCCATTCCGGGTGCCAACATGCCGCTGGCAACCCTCGGTACCTTCATCCTGTGGATGGGCTGGTTCGGCTTTAACGGTGGCTCGGTCCTGAAGCTGGGCGATATCTCCAGCGCCCACGCCGTTGCCATGGTGTTCCTGAACACCAACGCTGCCGCCGCCGGCGGCGCCATCGCCGCGCTGATCACCGCACGACTGATGTTCGGCAAGGCCGACCTGACCATGCTGCTGAACGGCGCCCTGGCCGGCCTGGTGGTTATCACTGCCGAGCCTTCCACACCCAGCGCCCTGACCGCAGCCATCTTTGGCGGCCTCGGCGGCGTGCTGGTGGTACTGAGCATCGTCACCATGGACAAGTTGCGGATTGACGATCCCGTCGGTGCCATCTCGGTACACGGTGTGTGTGGCCTGCTCGGCCTGCTGCTGGTACCGATTACCAATGACGGCTCCAGCTTCATCGGCCAGATCGTCGGTGCCCTCACCATCTTCGTCTGGGTGTTCGTCACCAGCCTGATCGTCTGGGGCATCATCAAGGCAGTGGTTGGCCTGCGGGTCAGCGAGGAAGACGAGTACGAAGGCGTCGACCTGTCCGAGTGTGGTATGGAAGCCTATCCGGAGTTTGTCAGCAGCAAATAA
- the glnK gene encoding P-II family nitrogen regulator, with product MKLVTAIIKPFKLDDVREALSEIGVQGVTVTEVKGFGRQKGHTELYRGAEYVVDFLPKVKVEVAIGDNLLDQVIESITKAANTGKIGDGKIFVTELEQAIRIRTGETGEEAV from the coding sequence ATGAAACTTGTGACAGCGATCATCAAGCCTTTCAAATTGGATGATGTCCGTGAGGCACTATCCGAGATTGGCGTGCAAGGCGTAACCGTCACCGAAGTGAAAGGCTTCGGGCGGCAAAAGGGCCACACAGAACTCTATCGTGGCGCGGAATACGTGGTGGATTTCCTGCCCAAGGTCAAGGTTGAAGTCGCCATCGGTGACAACCTGCTGGATCAGGTGATCGAGTCCATCACCAAGGCGGCCAACACCGGCAAAATCGGTGACGGCAAGATCTTCGTGACTGAGCTCGAACAGGCGATCCGTATCCGGACCGGGGAAACCGGCGAGGAAGCGGTCTGA
- a CDS encoding accessory factor UbiK family protein, whose protein sequence is MKGPQDFLAQLQGQFGQFVPDMARAAREDFETQARATVMSVLSRLELVTREEFDAQQAVLMKTREKVEALEKRVAALESKLQDN, encoded by the coding sequence GTGAAAGGTCCGCAGGATTTTTTGGCCCAGCTCCAGGGCCAGTTCGGCCAGTTTGTGCCCGATATGGCCCGTGCGGCCCGGGAAGATTTCGAAACCCAGGCACGGGCAACGGTGATGTCAGTGCTGTCCCGACTTGAGCTGGTAACCCGTGAAGAGTTTGACGCCCAGCAGGCGGTGTTGATGAAGACCCGTGAAAAGGTGGAGGCGCTGGAGAAGCGCGTTGCCGCACTGGAAAGCAAGCTGCAGGATAACTGA